The following coding sequences lie in one Clostridia bacterium genomic window:
- a CDS encoding DNA-binding protein yields the protein MDDLTFRALAFDFYGSLLTNKQREIYDLYHQQDLSLGEIAVLKGVTREAVYDLLKRAEGALQTYENKLKLVKKYLWSREIIGELKKEFKGENRKHILLLLQKLEDSW from the coding sequence ATGGATGATCTAACTTTTCGAGCTTTAGCTTTTGATTTTTATGGTTCACTTTTGACTAATAAACAAAGGGAAATATATGATTTATATCATCAGCAGGATCTTTCCTTGGGAGAAATCGCTGTCTTAAAAGGAGTTACACGTGAGGCGGTCTATGATTTATTGAAGCGAGCTGAAGGAGCTCTGCAAACATATGAAAATAAATTAAAGCTGGTTAAAAAATATTTATGGAGTAGAGAAATAATAGGTGAATTAAAAAAGGAATTCAAAGGCGAAAATAGGAAGCATATACTTTTATTACTACAAAAATTAGAAGATAGTTGGTAG
- a CDS encoding signal recognition particle protein codes for MAFENITARLQGVFKNLRGKGKLTEKDVRTAMREVRLALLEADVNYRVVKDFVAILTERAIGSEVLESLTPAQQVIKIVHEEMTHLMGESQSKITFASKPPTVIMIVGLQGSGKTTTSAKLAHYFKKQGRKPLLTACDVYRPAAIKQLQVLGEQLTLPVFTLGDKQNPVDIAKGAISQACKQGQDLVILDTAGRLHVDQI; via the coding sequence ATGGCTTTTGAAAATATTACAGCTAGATTACAGGGTGTTTTTAAAAATTTACGCGGTAAAGGAAAGTTAACCGAAAAAGATGTGCGGACAGCTATGCGGGAAGTTCGTTTGGCTTTATTGGAGGCTGATGTTAATTATCGTGTGGTTAAAGATTTTGTGGCTATTTTGACTGAAAGGGCTATAGGTTCCGAGGTTTTAGAAAGTTTAACTCCGGCTCAACAAGTAATTAAAATAGTACATGAAGAAATGACTCATTTAATGGGTGAAAGTCAAAGTAAAATAACTTTTGCTTCTAAGCCGCCAACGGTAATAATGATTGTAGGTTTACAGGGTTCCGGAAAAACAACTACTAGTGCTAAATTGGCTCATTATTTTAAAAAACAAGGTCGTAAACCTTTATTGACAGCCTGTGATGTATATCGCCCGGCGGCGATAAAACAATTGCAAGTTTTAGGTGAACAATTGACTTTGCCGGTATTTACTTTAGGTGATAAACAAAATCCTGTGGATATTGCTAAAGGGGCAATTAGTCAAGCCTGTAAACAGGGGCAAGATCTTGTAATTTTGGATACTGCCGGTCGTTTACATGTTGATCAAATTTT